ACTCAGCCACCGTAGCGCGGAGTCGGACGGTAGCCCGCTACTTTGCGCGCGCAGCACCGGGGCCAGCCGCGACCAGGTCGCGACAAACAGGCGCCGCACCGGGTCAACACCGTCGGAGGGCGACGCCGCGAGGATATCAAGCACATCCTGCCGCGCCTGTAGCAATACCGCGAGCAGTTCCGCGCGCAGTGCCAATGACGCATCCGCGCCCGCGCGCTTGATCAGCGTGGTCACGAACGCGTCCCATTGGTAGGAAGCCTGCCGCCATCGCCGCAGTTCCTCACCGACTAATGCCGGTTCCGCGCAATCAGGCGCCGGCGCGGCCGCGAGGCTGTCCGGCACGTCCATTGTAACGTTTAGAGTAAGCGCGCCGTCCGCAGCCTTGACGTCCGACAATGCGATAGAGTTCAGCAGCTCGCGCACCAGCGCTTCATCGTGCGCAAATACGGCCGACAGCAACGATTCCAGCTCCGCGAGCGCCGGGGTCAAACCCAGGCGCAGGCGCTCCAGGCGTGGATGCACGTGGTTTTTTACCTGATCCCACAAGGTGCCGGTGACACCGGCGCTGCTACCATCCGCGGCGTAAATGTTGGACTCGACGACCCGAAACTCGACCGTGCCGGCCGCGGCGTTGAGCACCGGCTCCTCGAAACCCTCCACGTAGCCGGTCCAGTCGAGAATCGTCAGGCAGCGGGACCCGAGCGCTGTACCCGCCCGCGCCTCACCCGCGCTTATCACCCGCACGACGCCGGTGCGCACATCGACCTGCGGATCGGAAAGCGTGAGGTAATTACAGCCGCTGCCGTCATCCCACACTCGCGCCGTGCGGTTGGCATCCGTGTACACCTGAGCCATGAGAAAATTACGGATCAGTTGCTCATTGACGCGCACCGGGATGTCGGCCTCGCGCGCGTGGGCGGCTGCCGTCACGCAGCAGAGAATCAGCAGGATAAGTGTGTTGCCGGTAACGCATCGTAACGACGGATTGATCATTATTGTTGTACTGATCGGTTAGCACCTTCGCGCGCTCGATTCCTGGTGACAAGATCTGATTGCGCGTCCCCCGCTGTTTACAAGCACCTGGTGATGTCTATAAACACAGCGCATGCATAGCCATTGATACATTAAAAAAGCCCGCACTGCAAAAGCAGGAGGCGGGCATTGTCGGCACGCTGGAGGAAAATCGATGACTAACTGCCTCAGTAAATCGCGTAAAACGTGCCAGATTATTTAAGTCTTTAACATCAATAAGTTATAAAATAGCGAAATCCATAGGGTTGTTGTTTTGCACTGCAACGTAGCCACCGCGCGCTGTAAGAGTGCAGTGCAGAGATTCGTGCGGCGCAGGCCAAATCCATTACGATATGGCCACGCTTTTTCCTGTGCGCGGCTTGAGAGAAGCCCCGAATGGTCTCATTCGAGATATTGTCAAAAGTTGTGGATTGGTTTAGCAGCATGATCAGGCGGCGTGCTTCCGATCCTCTTCGTTAGCTTGGCGTTTGAGCTGCACGCCATCGACGAATTTCATGCCCGCGCGGACGGGCGGTAACAGGTGTGCGGCATCGAGCTTGCGCCAGCGTGTCTCGGCCATTTCGATGAGTTTGAAGGCCATGGTCAATGCTTTGGTGCGGGTGCCGGCGCCTTTCGTGATCCGCTGACGCAACCGCACCGTGGCGAATACCGACTCGATCGGGTTGCTGGTGCGCAAGTGCTTCCAATGCTCAGCCGGGAAGTCGAAGTGGGTGAGCAACACCGCGCGATCTTTGGCCAGGCAGGTAGCGGCCTTGTCGTACTTCGGCGCGAACTCGATTAAGAAGCGGTCGATGTCTTGCTCGGCCTGGCTGCGTGTCTCGGCGTACATGATTTCTCGTAGCATGCGCTTGGCCCTGGGCTGCAGGCGTTTGGGCAGCTTGTCGAGTACGTTGCCTAGCTTGTGGCACCAGTCGCGCTGCTCGCGAGTCGCCGGCCAGACCTCGCGCACCGCCGCCCAAAAACCCAAGGCGCCATCGCCGACCGCGACGGCAGGTGCCTGCATGCCGCGGTGCTTGAGATCACGCAACAGCGTGGCCCAGCTCTCGCTACTCTCGCGATAGCCGTCCTCCAGCGCGATCAGCTCCTTACGCCCGTCGGCACGCGCGCCGATCAGCACCAGCGTGCAGCGCCGGTCGTCCTCAAGGCGCACGTTGAAGTGGATGCCATCGGCCCAGACATACACATAATCCCGCGCGGCCAGGCGCCGCTGGCGAAACTGCCGATACTCGGTCTCCCACACCGCCGTCAGCCGGGCGATGTTGGTCGCTGATAGACCGGCGGCATCTGCACCGAGTAGCGCCGCCAGCGCGGGCTGAAAGTCACCCGTGGAGAGCCCGCGCAGATACAACACCGGCTAGACCTCGGCCACCTGCGGTGAGCGGCGCATGTACGGCGGCAGGAGCTGGCTGGTGAACCGTTGCCGCTTGCCCTCCTCATCAAGACGCCGATCATTGACCCGCGGCGCTCGCACTTTAAGGGTGCCCGCCCCGCAAGTCATTCCGGTGGTGCCCGATGTAGGCCGCGATCTCAGTCTCTAATGCCATCATCAACATCCTGCGCGCACCTTCCCGAGCGATCTCATCCAGCGTCCCAACTCATGTAGCGCTTCCGTCGTACCTTGGTTTCGATTAATCTCAACATGGGTGGCGTCTCCTTCCCCCGGCTGTAACCGGGCGTCGTGTGGTTGATTACACGGAAGGATACGCCGCCTCCTTCATACCGCCATCCACAACTTATGGTTATACCTCTGTACTCATTCAGAGCTTCCCTGAGTTCACAGGCAGAACACCAATGGTCAGGCAAACAATACCGAGTGTCACCGATGAATTGTTGGCCCGTCAGATTTTTTGTAATATTATCAGCCGGCGCAGCCTGTAGCGGTGGGTTCCGGCGCGACCCAAAGCCATCACCTTCGAAGAAGTTGAGCAAGACCCCAATGAAGACTAACGCGTGACTACGGATGGACAAACGTCGGCGTCAGATGGCGCGGCCCGGGAGCTTCCCTTGGTGTCGGCCATCATGCCTGCGCACAATGCGCAGAAATACATCGCGCTGGCGCTTGACTCCGTACTAACCCAAACCTACAAGAACATCGAGGTAATAGTCGTCGACGATGGCTCCACGGATACCACCGCCGAGATCGTCCAGTCATACGCTGGACGGAATCCTCGTGTGACACTGTTACGGCAGCCGAACGCGGGTGTTGCATCGGCTCGCAATCGGGCGATAGAGGTTTCGCACGGGGAATACATCGCGCCCATCGACGCCGATGACATCTGGTATCCGGAAAAAATCGATAAGCAGGTCCGCTACCTGTTCGAGGCGGGATCCAACACCGGTTTAGTTTACGGATGGTTGGCTCGCATCGATAAGAACGGTGAGCTGACGGGAGGCGCTGACGTTTCTCTTCTATCCGGAGACGTCCTAGCGGCGTTGATATACCGTAACTTCCTATGCTGCGCCAGCCTGCCGCTGATCCACCGAGAGTGCTTCGAGCGCCTCGGCGGCTATAACACACGCCTGCAGGAACAACGGGCCAGTGGCTCCGAAGACCATGAACTATACCTGCGAATCGCTGAACATTATCAATTCGGGCTTATTGAGGAACCCTTAGTGGCGTATCGAACGCATTCGAGCAGTATGTCCTGCGACTACCGCTCCATGGAGCGATCACATTTCCTCGTGATTGGCCAGGTAAGAGAACGTCATCCCCGCATTCCTCCATACCTGCTCCGATGGGCGGCCAGCCGCTATTACATGTATCTTGAATTACGGAGTAGACAAGCGGGACATCACTGGACAAGTATCTGCTATCTTTGCAAAGCGGGTTCGGTGGATTTGCGGATGATGCTCTATCCCGATTTTCGTAGACGCCTGGTATTGAACTTATCTCGCATCGCATACTGGTTGAGGCGCGCCGCTCACTCGCTGGATAAAGGCGCCGGATCGACGACTCGCCGACGCCTCGCGCTAAACGAAATTGTTGAGGTGAACAACCGGCGGCCCGCAAGCAAACTCCGACAATTGTATGGACGCCGACTGGAAACGGCACAAAAACTGAACATACGAAGATATTAGCTAACTGAAAGAAATGTATAGATTCGACCATCGTGGCGCGTTCGCAGACCGCCGCCAATCACGTCTGATCATGGCAGCCGCTTTGCTTTGTCCAATGCTGTTCGTCGCTCTTACGGAAGTAGAAGCTGTTGGACGCGAGGCGACCGGTAAGATCAAGAGCGAAGCTACGCGCGATCTCGATGCAAAGGAAAAGGCGGTTGTATTTACCGAGCAGTCAGACCAATCGATGCAGCACTTGGTTGAAGAAAGTCTGAATGGATCACAGCAAGCACGCGAGGCACTTGTCAACCTCCGCGATCCTCAGACGCTAACTGCCCTCGTCGCAGCGCTCAACCACCCTGATCAGGCTGTACGGTACGAGGCCGTCAACACCATCAAGGTCCTCAAGGATGCGCGGGTCGCGCCTGCGTTGATCGACGCTTTGAAAAACGGCTATCCGGATGTGCGCGAGACGGCGGCCTGGGCGCTTCTGTCAATCGCCGATAACCGAGCTCTAAAGCCACTGATTGCGCTCTTGGACGATAGAGT
This region of Gammaproteobacteria bacterium genomic DNA includes:
- a CDS encoding lytic transglycosylase domain-containing protein, with protein sequence MINPSLRCVTGNTLILLILCCVTAAAHAREADIPVRVNEQLIRNFLMAQVYTDANRTARVWDDGSGCNYLTLSDPQVDVRTGVVRVISAGEARAGTALGSRCLTILDWTGYVEGFEEPVLNAAAGTVEFRVVESNIYAADGSSAGVTGTLWDQVKNHVHPRLERLRLGLTPALAELESLLSAVFAHDEALVRELLNSIALSDVKAADGALTLNVTMDVPDSLAAAPAPDCAEPALVGEELRRWRQASYQWDAFVTTLIKRAGADASLALRAELLAVLLQARQDVLDILAASPSDGVDPVRRLFVATWSRLAPVLRAQSSGLPSDSALRWLSFIAAGDALNTLDRLAPNLGFTLSADALRRMARIAAPNLPTDALDYNIQVDPELRRALGFGAPLPPPRRRPAALDLSWLSLIPPAHAADAGYDALVERLTGWLPGLDELDEYLPLVADLLTQVARDVLSEGEIAPDYRPLFEPLVLATAWQESCWRQFVESGGKYVPISSGTGSIGVMQINQHVWRGFYDVNGLQWDIGYNARAGADILRHYLVDYAIAKKEDIASGDIQNLARATYAMYNGGPSQMARYRDSATEESLMTIDEAFWKKYQTIKAGDTLAVAGCYSDH
- a CDS encoding glycosyltransferase is translated as MTTDGQTSASDGAARELPLVSAIMPAHNAQKYIALALDSVLTQTYKNIEVIVVDDGSTDTTAEIVQSYAGRNPRVTLLRQPNAGVASARNRAIEVSHGEYIAPIDADDIWYPEKIDKQVRYLFEAGSNTGLVYGWLARIDKNGELTGGADVSLLSGDVLAALIYRNFLCCASLPLIHRECFERLGGYNTRLQEQRASGSEDHELYLRIAEHYQFGLIEEPLVAYRTHSSSMSCDYRSMERSHFLVIGQVRERHPRIPPYLLRWAASRYYMYLELRSRQAGHHWTSICYLCKAGSVDLRMMLYPDFRRRLVLNLSRIAYWLRRAAHSLDKGAGSTTRRRLALNEIVEVNNRRPASKLRQLYGRRLETAQKLNIRRY